Part of the Flavobacterium alkalisoli genome is shown below.
AGTCCCATAGGAGTTTCAAATGTAATACCTGCAGCTACACCAAAATCAAAATCTTCTGCCTCATCAACATTAAGATCTCCGTCATCAGCATTAGCTTCAGCATCAATTTCTTCATTTACTTTAAATCCAAACTGAGGTCCTGCTTCTATACTTAAGCCGTCTAAAATGTAAACCTTAGCTAAAACCGGTACGTTAATGTAGTCTAACTGATATTCAACTTTACCATCTCCGCCAAAAATACCGCCGTCTACATCAGTTTCAAATCCCTGACCTGAATATAATGCCTCTGCCTGAAGGGAAAACATTTCTGTTAATGGAAACTCAACCAGTGCACCTACATGGAAGCTTGTTCTTGAATCAGGGCTGTCAAAATCATCGCCGCTAACAGTGGCAAAGTTCACACCACCTTTTATACCAAATTTAGGAGTAAATGAATCGTTAGTTTGTGCATTTACCGTCGTGACTGCTCCTAGGAATAAAAATCCTACCGAAAATAATTTAATTAGTCTTTTCATCTTTTTCATGTTTTTTTGTTTTGTATGTCAAAATTATATTATTAATCTTGGGTTAATTATCAAGGAATTCTTAATTCACATAACTTTAACCTGTATGAAAAATTGGATTAAATTTATAATCGATTACAAATCGTACCTAAAAATAGAGCGTGGGTTGTCTGTAAATTCGGTTGAAAATTATTCTTTTGATATAAACAGGCTGGTGAATTACCTGTCTGATTCCGGGCAGGATATATCGCCATTAAAAATAACTGAGGAAACCATTCAGGAGTTTATATACAGTATTTCATCTGAACTGAATGCCAGGTCCAGGGCAAGAATAATCTCAGGACTTAAAAGCTTTTTTAATTACCTGGTTTTTGAGGATTATAGAAAAGATAGCCCTATGGAGCTTATTGAGGTGCCAAAAATAGGGCGTAAACTTCCTGATACGCTTTCGGTAGAAGAAATAGATAATCTTATTAAGGCTATAGATTTAAGTACTAATGAAGGGGAGCGTAATAGAGCAATGCTCGAAACATTGTATAGTTGCGGCTTACGGGTTTCAGAATTGATAAGCCTTAAAATGTCTGACCTGTTTTTTGATGAAGGCTTTATAAAAATTACAGGTAAGGGTAATAAACAGCGTTTTGTGCCTATTGGCAACTATACTCAAAAGTATATAAACCTCTATGTTAGTACTATAAGGAATAAGCTCGAAATTAAAAAAGGACATGAAGATACACTTTTTCTAAACAGAAGGGGAAGCGGGTTAACCCGGGCTATGATTTTTACCATAATTAGAAATTTAGCAGAAAAAACAGGTCTTAATAAGACAATAAGCCCGCATACATTCAGGCATTCTTTTGCTACACACCTGCTTGAAAACGGTGCAGATTTAAGGTCAATTCAGTTAATGATGGGGCATGAATCTATTACTACTACAGAGGTTTACATGCACCTGGATAGAAAATTCCTGAATAAAGTTCTAAATACATACCATCCAAGGAAATAAAAATTGCAGAATTCTTAAAATTTTAGTAAGTTTCAATCGTAATAATTGTGCTTACTTTTAGCATGGTTATTTCCTAACCACCTTAAACTATATGACTGACCCTCAAAACAAACAAAAGGCAGACAGTCTTTATAAAAAACTCCTGAATCAGATACCTGATTTGATTTTTTATATCTCATGGGATGAGGTAAACGGTTATTCTATACTGTTTCTGAGTGAAGCGGTAAATGAAATCTTCGAATATTCCGTTCAAGAGCTTATGGTGAATAAAAGACTTTTTTATACAGAGAGGATATTGGAGCAGGACAGGGATGCTTTTGTTGAAAGGGTGGAATATTGCCGAAAAAGCTTAGTGAACTGGAATCAGGAATTCCGTGTTCAGTTGCCTAAAAAAGGGCTGCGTTGGATGAGGCTTAATGCTAAACCGGAAAAACAGGAAGATAACAGTATTAATTTTTACGGAAGAGTAAGTGATATAACCGATCAAAAGGAACAGGAACATCAACTCCAGGTTTCAGAGGAGCGTTATAAGTTTGCCCTTAAGGCAGCATCTGAAGGGATTTGGGACTGGGATATGCAAACCAATATGGTTTATTTTTCGGCTCAGTCCATGAAGATTATAGGTAAGGAGGAAAAAGAAGCCATTATACCGTTAAGGGATTGGCAGGAAAGAATGCATGTGGAAGATATAAGAGAGCATGCCTTAGCAAAGGAAAGACATTTAACAGGGGAGACACCCTCGTTTGAAAATATATATCGTATTAAAACCGATGAAGGTAAATACAAATGGGTACTAAGTAGGGGAAGGGTAGTTCAGTTTGACAGCGCGGGTACTCCTATACGGTCTATAGGTACTCATAAAGATATTACCCAGCTTAAGGAAAAAGAAATTGAGTTAGGCGATACCATTAATATTGTTGGGGAACAAAATAACCGTTTGGTAAATTTTGCCCATATCGTTTCTCATAACCTGCGTTCGCATG
Proteins encoded:
- a CDS encoding porin family protein; the encoded protein is MKRLIKLFSVGFLFLGAVTTVNAQTNDSFTPKFGIKGGVNFATVSGDDFDSPDSRTSFHVGALVEFPLTEMFSLQAEALYSGQGFETDVDGGIFGGDGKVEYQLDYINVPVLAKVYILDGLSIEAGPQFGFKVNEEIDAEANADDGDLNVDEAEDFDFGVAAGITFETPMGLFATGRYTQGFTDIVNDRDVKNSVFQIGIGYKF
- a CDS encoding sensor histidine kinase is translated as MTDPQNKQKADSLYKKLLNQIPDLIFYISWDEVNGYSILFLSEAVNEIFEYSVQELMVNKRLFYTERILEQDRDAFVERVEYCRKSLVNWNQEFRVQLPKKGLRWMRLNAKPEKQEDNSINFYGRVSDITDQKEQEHQLQVSEERYKFALKAASEGIWDWDMQTNMVYFSAQSMKIIGKEEKEAIIPLRDWQERMHVEDIREHALAKERHLTGETPSFENIYRIKTDEGKYKWVLSRGRVVQFDSAGTPIRSIGTHKDITQLKEKEIELGDTINIVGEQNNRLVNFAHIVSHNLRSHAGNLKMLIDVFKNADQEEREEMLEHLEAISNGLYVTIGHLKELVEIQFEVKNVKERVNLRHYLKNILNILHNEIKKHGVNIEVNIPLDVMVNYNPAYLESILLNFTTNAIKYSSPDRSPIILYDFEIKDGKKILSITDNGLGIDLKKHKNSLFGMYKTFHKNQNSRGIGLFITKNQIEAMGGSVEVYSEVNKGTTFKIYFKDED
- the xerD gene encoding site-specific tyrosine recombinase XerD, with the translated sequence MKNWIKFIIDYKSYLKIERGLSVNSVENYSFDINRLVNYLSDSGQDISPLKITEETIQEFIYSISSELNARSRARIISGLKSFFNYLVFEDYRKDSPMELIEVPKIGRKLPDTLSVEEIDNLIKAIDLSTNEGERNRAMLETLYSCGLRVSELISLKMSDLFFDEGFIKITGKGNKQRFVPIGNYTQKYINLYVSTIRNKLEIKKGHEDTLFLNRRGSGLTRAMIFTIIRNLAEKTGLNKTISPHTFRHSFATHLLENGADLRSIQLMMGHESITTTEVYMHLDRKFLNKVLNTYHPRK